One genomic region from Epinephelus fuscoguttatus linkage group LG6, E.fuscoguttatus.final_Chr_v1 encodes:
- the fzd10 gene encoding frizzled-10: MRSTVKLSLICVLLVLWSGGGSTISSIDPDWSGEGRCQHINIPQCKDIGYNMTRMPNLMGHDDQKEAAIKLQEFATLIQFGCHSHLKFFLCSLYAPMCTEQVSIHIPACRVMCEQVKLKCSPILEQFNFPWPDSLDCSRLPTKNDPNNLCMEAPNNGSDEPPKVSHTQPPDFRPQRPLGGQDLHLKDSGSKQTCSNPGKFHFVEKSESCAPKCYPKVDVYWSRGDKQFSLVWIAIWSILCFVSSAFTVLTFLIDPQRFKYPERPIIFLSMSYCVYSVGYLIRLFVGADRIACDRDNGVQYIIQEGLESTGCTIVFLILYYFGMASSLWWVILTLTWFLAAGKKWGHEAIEANSSYFHLAAWAIPAVKTIMILVMRKVAGDELTGVCYVGSMDVKALTGFVLIPLSCYLIIGTSFLLSGFVALFHIRKIMKTEGENTDKLEKLMVRIGVFSVLYTVPATCVIACYFYERLNMDYWRILAGEQKCMDSSGPESDECIMKTSIPAVEIFMVKIFMLLVVGITSGMWIWTSKTLQSWQNVFSRKLKKRTRRKAASVFTSSRPYIKPHPSLKGHSTKYEPTRPPPTCV; this comes from the coding sequence ATGCGTTCAACTGTTAAACTGAGCCTCATCTGTGTGCTACTGGTCCTGTGGAGCGGTGGGGGTTCAACTATTAGCTCAATAGACCCCGACTGGTCAGGAGAGGGGAGATGTCAGCACATCAACATCCCCCAGTGTAAAGACATTGGCTACAACATGACACGAATGCCAAATCTCATGGGCCACGATGACCAAAAAGAGGCAGCGATAAAGCTGCAGGAGTTTGCCACACTGATACAGTTTGGATGCCACAGTCATCTCAAATTTTTCCTGTGTTCCCTGTATGCTCCCATGTGCACAGAGCAGGTGTCCATCCACATCCCAGCCTGTAGAGTCATGTGTGAGCAGGTCAAGCTGAAATGCTCACCCATCTTGGAGCAATTCAACTTCCCCTGGCCCGACTCTCTGGACTGCTCCCGGCTGCCGACCAAAAACGACCCAAACAACCTCTGCATGGAGGCGCCCAACAACGGCTCAGATGAGCCTCCCAAAGTCTCCCACACCCAGCCTCCAGATTTCAGGCCACAGCGGCCTCTGGGCGGGCAGGACCTGCACCTTAAGGACAGTGGCAGCAAGCAGACGTGCAGCAATCCAGGCAAGTTCCACTTTGTAGAGAAAAGTGAATCCTGTGCCCCCAAATGTTACCCCAAAGTGGACGTGTACTGGAGTCGGGGAGACAAGCAGTTCTCTCTGGTGTGGATAGCCATCTGGTCCATCCTCTGCTTTGTCTCCAGCGCCTTCACCGTGCTCACTTTCCTCATAGACCCGCAGCGCTTCAAATACCCCGAGAGGCCGATCATCTTCCTCTCCATGTCCTACTGTGTTTACTCTGTGGGCTACCTCATCAGACTTTTTGTGGGAGCTGACAGAATAGCCTGTGACAGAGACAATGGGGTGCAGTATATTATCCAGGAGGGTCTGGAGAGCACCGGCTGCACCATTGTGTTTCTCATCCTGTATTATTTTGGCATGGCCAGCTCCCTCTGGTGGGTTATCCTGACCCTCACATGGTTCCTGGCTGCAGGGAAGAAGTGGGGTCACGAGGCCATCGAGGCCAACAGCAGCTACTTCCACCTGGCGGCGTGGGCCATCCCGGCTGTGAAGACCATCATGATCCTGGTGATGAGAAAGGTGGCGGGGGACGAGCTGACGGGCGTGTGCTACGTTGGCAGCATGGACGTCAAAGCTCTCACAGGCTTTGTGCTCATTCCTCTCTCCTGCTACCTTATTATTGGCACTTCATTCCTGCTCTCGGGCTTTGTGGCCCTCTTCCACATCCGTAAGATCATGAAGACAGAAGGCGAGAACACGGACAAGCTAGAGAAGCTGATGGTTCGCATCGGGGTCTTCTCTGTGCTCTACACTGTCCCTGCCACCTGCGTCATCGCCTGCTACTTCTACGAGAGGCTCAACATGGACTACTGGCGCATCCTGGCAGGGGAGCAGAAGTGCATGGACAGCAGTGGGCCGGAGTCAGATGAGTGCATCATGAAGACTTCCATCCCCGCTGTTGAGATCTTCATGGTGAAGATCTTTATGCTGCTGGTGGTGGGCATCACCAGCGGCATGTGGATCTGGACCTCAAAGACACTGCAGTCATGGCAGAACGTTTTCAGCAGGAAGCTTAagaagaggacgaggaggaagGCTGCCAGTGTGTTCACCAGCAGCAGGCCTTACATCAAACCTCACCCATCTCTCAAAGGGCACAGTACTAAGTATGAGCCAACACGGCCCCCTCCAACATGTGTATGA